A genome region from Maridesulfovibrio salexigens DSM 2638 includes the following:
- a CDS encoding MucR family transcriptional regulator, producing MEDYLKEALEIVKAQASVRTMSEEEMTSMVRKLSAGIQAIAENALPAQEEAPACEPKKSIKEKSIVCCECGKSFKIITKKHLASHGLTPDEYREKYGLKKKTPLVCKSLQRERRKKMKEMKLWTKRGK from the coding sequence GTGGAAGATTATCTGAAAGAAGCTTTGGAAATTGTCAAAGCACAAGCAAGCGTAAGAACCATGAGTGAAGAAGAGATGACTTCCATGGTCCGCAAACTCTCTGCTGGCATTCAGGCCATTGCCGAAAACGCCCTCCCCGCGCAGGAAGAAGCTCCCGCATGCGAGCCTAAAAAATCCATCAAGGAAAAATCCATTGTTTGCTGCGAATGCGGAAAATCCTTTAAGATCATTACCAAGAAGCACCTCGCTTCTCACGGTCTGACCCCTGATGAATACCGTGAAAAATACGGCCTCAAGAAAAAGACTCCTCTGGTCTGCAAATCTCTGCAGCGTGAACGCCGTAAGAAAATGAAGGAAATGAAACTCTGGACCAAACGCGGTAAATAG
- a CDS encoding type IV pilus modification PilV family protein has protein sequence MGRKNGFSLIEIIVALTIAATLSMSFLGVQRQSALMAQSSKDSWEVLNLSQDILAHKYPEKMNVISSGWASWPGPPEGSFRVGLETISSAGKGFYTLETRSEDYTLEWKIYRVSHKKKLF, from the coding sequence GTGGGGCGTAAAAACGGTTTTTCACTCATCGAGATTATCGTGGCGTTGACCATTGCTGCAACTCTGTCAATGAGCTTTCTTGGGGTGCAGCGGCAGAGTGCTCTAATGGCGCAATCTTCTAAGGATTCATGGGAAGTTCTGAATTTGTCTCAGGATATTCTGGCCCATAAATATCCTGAAAAAATGAATGTTATTTCTTCAGGTTGGGCTTCTTGGCCCGGCCCTCCTGAAGGAAGCTTCAGGGTTGGACTGGAAACCATTTCATCTGCAGGAAAAGGTTTTTATACTCTGGAAACCCGTAGTGAAGATTATACTCTGGAGTGGAAAATCTACCGGGTCTCACACAAGAAGAAGCTATTTTAA
- a CDS encoding sugar 3,4-ketoisomerase encodes MIKEDKPQIIELPKILDNRGNLTFIENSRHIPFDIKRVYYLYDVPGGETRGGHAHKLLRQYIIAASGSFDVVLDDGKTKTKFSLNRSYYGLYIPTMTWRELENFSSGSVCLVLASEYYDPSDYYYSYDEFIKAVKENEANQIS; translated from the coding sequence ATGATTAAAGAAGACAAACCGCAAATTATTGAACTGCCCAAGATTCTGGACAATAGAGGCAACCTTACTTTTATAGAAAACAGCCGCCATATTCCTTTTGATATCAAAAGGGTGTACTATCTATATGACGTTCCCGGCGGTGAAACACGCGGAGGTCACGCCCACAAGCTGCTCAGGCAGTACATTATTGCTGCTTCCGGCAGCTTTGACGTGGTTCTGGATGATGGCAAAACCAAGACCAAGTTCTCCTTGAACAGATCATATTACGGCCTGTACATCCCGACCATGACCTGGCGTGAACTCGAAAACTTTTCCTCCGGCTCCGTATGTCTGGTGCTGGCCTCGGAATATTACGATCCGAGCGACTATTACTACAGCTATGATGAATTCATAAAGGCGGTTAAAGAAAATGAAGCAAATCAGATTTCTTGA
- a CDS encoding general secretion pathway protein GspK, with the protein MPRNNSDRNSRGVVLVIVLVLFMALSSLTLMTIEVSSRGAVEASRMRSEYEAGFKAEEALYLIYDILKDDKTPFSDTPREKWADKFIDEGLEIEIVPCNARINLNDILGRANTKRTFNILSNILGAGLDTKTMIGSLGVWAGMKVDPKLEKIDNFYYASQNPAYTPRGAKLKIPEEILLVRGWEDVEKDWINETFTVWGSPKLNINFVSPEILAAYFPDLGKNVNRILHWRRTRGFTDISQVLSVAGLDSSSTLYKTMMNELEVRSSSFEARVTASVGGCTVVKRYIISRPSALEIGEPQLVYQNDISVTFAENQ; encoded by the coding sequence ATGCCACGGAATAATTCTGACAGAAATTCACGCGGAGTTGTGCTGGTTATTGTGCTGGTGCTGTTTATGGCTCTGTCCAGTCTGACTTTAATGACTATCGAAGTCAGTTCTCGCGGAGCGGTTGAAGCAAGCCGTATGCGCAGTGAGTATGAGGCCGGGTTTAAGGCTGAAGAGGCTCTGTATCTAATCTATGATATCCTCAAGGACGACAAAACTCCTTTTTCTGATACTCCGCGTGAGAAGTGGGCTGATAAGTTTATTGACGAAGGTCTTGAAATTGAAATTGTACCTTGCAACGCCAGAATTAATCTTAATGATATTTTGGGCCGTGCTAACACCAAGAGAACGTTTAATATTCTCAGTAATATTCTTGGCGCCGGGTTAGATACCAAGACCATGATCGGTAGTCTCGGTGTATGGGCCGGGATGAAAGTTGATCCCAAGTTGGAGAAAATTGATAATTTTTATTATGCATCACAAAACCCTGCGTACACGCCTCGTGGCGCTAAGCTGAAAATACCGGAAGAGATCCTGTTGGTTCGTGGTTGGGAAGATGTGGAAAAGGATTGGATAAATGAAACATTTACCGTTTGGGGTTCTCCAAAACTGAATATAAATTTTGTTTCTCCTGAGATATTGGCGGCTTACTTTCCTGATCTGGGGAAAAATGTTAACCGTATACTGCACTGGCGTAGAACTAGAGGGTTTACTGATATCAGTCAGGTCCTTTCTGTTGCCGGGTTGGATTCTTCGTCTACACTATACAAAACTATGATGAATGAATTGGAAGTAAGGTCGAGTTCATTTGAAGCCCGGGTTACTGCATCGGTGGGTGGATGTACGGTTGTAAAAAGGTATATTATATCAAGGCCGAGTGCTCTCGAAATAGGGGAGCCGCAGTTGGTTTACCAAAATGATATTTCCGTTACATTTGCTGAAAACCAGTAA
- a CDS encoding class I SAM-dependent methyltransferase translates to MISNNILSFAKSVLCEVLHPGCIGVDATVGNGYDTVFLSEKAGPDGHVFGFDIQEDAVNQTEQRLNEECLPANWTIFHSGHENMLELIPSEFHGRVNAVMFNLGFLPGSDKTVITKSKTTLAAIEASLDLLAKGGMLCIAIYAGHPGGDDEDVAVREYCNALDYHTYRVIQSEMINKPGHPIRMLFVTKL, encoded by the coding sequence ATGATTTCCAATAATATTCTTTCTTTTGCTAAATCAGTATTGTGTGAAGTGTTGCATCCGGGGTGTATCGGAGTTGATGCTACTGTGGGCAACGGTTACGATACTGTTTTTCTGTCTGAAAAAGCAGGTCCGGACGGTCATGTCTTTGGATTTGATATTCAGGAGGATGCGGTTAATCAAACCGAGCAACGTTTAAATGAAGAGTGCCTGCCTGCGAACTGGACTATTTTCCATTCCGGTCACGAGAATATGCTTGAGCTTATCCCCTCAGAATTCCATGGCCGGGTGAATGCTGTGATGTTTAATCTCGGTTTTCTGCCTGGAAGCGACAAGACTGTAATAACCAAGTCGAAAACCACACTGGCAGCAATTGAGGCATCTTTAGATCTTCTTGCCAAAGGCGGCATGCTCTGTATCGCTATTTATGCCGGACATCCCGGGGGGGACGATGAAGATGTCGCTGTACGGGAATATTGCAATGCGCTTGATTACCATACATATCGGGTCATTCAGAGTGAGATGATAAACAAGCCCGGTCATCCCATACGGATGTTATTTGTAACGAAGCTTTAA
- a CDS encoding GGDEF domain-containing response regulator, which yields MSGQTVKNSVLVVENSNTQARIITEHIESITPFDTIVVNSMDELESRIADNGDDVFIAVLNLNIKGAPDGEAVDYVLSRKIPCIVLTSTFDEEIRNRFIEKSVLDYFNKSSREDLEEMVDLIRRIHSNHEIKVVIAEDNSTARKIMQRLLERLNFTVLAGEDGAEALELIKKNPDVQLLLTDYEMPNLDGFELVSEVRKTHSRDQMAILGVSAHDSGAITAKFLKRGANDFLKKPFEVEEFSWRVTNNLNELERIRSIKDAYSRDPLTGFFNLSFFLDKGRDVFEDAKKQGKTPVVAAFNVDNMLAINSQYGWNGGFAAMKKASSLLDQQSLGWLLTARSDNAFYVLADDLDALKRDLSSVKAALASSEIVSDGNRFMVSASFTISKGESGSFDDVLSKAAIVLKDIQSKAVNAFSFA from the coding sequence ATGTCCGGCCAGACAGTGAAGAATAGTGTTCTTGTTGTTGAAAACAGTAATACTCAAGCAAGAATCATTACCGAACATATAGAATCCATTACACCCTTTGACACCATAGTGGTTAACTCTATGGACGAGCTTGAAAGCAGGATCGCTGATAATGGCGATGATGTCTTTATCGCGGTGTTGAACCTGAATATCAAAGGTGCTCCGGATGGTGAGGCGGTGGATTACGTCCTTTCCCGCAAAATTCCCTGCATCGTTCTTACTTCTACTTTTGATGAGGAAATCCGTAACCGTTTTATTGAGAAAAGCGTTCTGGATTACTTTAATAAATCCAGCCGTGAAGATCTGGAGGAAATGGTCGACCTCATCCGCCGTATTCATTCCAACCATGAAATCAAGGTTGTTATCGCCGAGGACAACTCCACTGCCCGTAAAATTATGCAGCGTCTCTTGGAACGTCTCAACTTCACCGTATTAGCCGGAGAAGACGGTGCCGAGGCTCTCGAACTGATCAAGAAGAACCCTGATGTGCAGTTGCTGCTCACCGATTACGAGATGCCGAATCTGGACGGTTTTGAACTGGTCAGCGAGGTGCGTAAGACCCATAGCCGGGATCAGATGGCAATTCTCGGTGTTTCCGCCCATGATTCTGGAGCAATAACCGCAAAATTTCTTAAGCGCGGGGCAAATGACTTCCTCAAAAAGCCTTTTGAAGTAGAAGAGTTTTCATGGCGTGTGACCAACAACCTTAATGAACTTGAGCGTATACGCTCCATTAAGGATGCCTATAGTCGTGATCCTCTGACCGGTTTTTTCAATCTTAGTTTTTTCCTCGATAAGGGTCGTGATGTTTTTGAAGACGCAAAGAAACAGGGGAAAACACCTGTTGTGGCGGCTTTCAATGTGGATAACATGCTGGCGATTAATAGTCAGTACGGCTGGAATGGCGGTTTTGCAGCCATGAAAAAAGCTTCTTCGCTGCTTGATCAGCAGTCCCTAGGCTGGTTGCTGACTGCCCGTAGCGACAATGCTTTTTATGTCCTTGCCGATGACCTTGATGCCTTAAAGCGTGATCTGAGTTCGGTTAAGGCTGCACTTGCCAGCTCGGAAATTGTTTCAGATGGCAACAGGTTCATGGTCAGTGCTTCCTTTACCATCAGTAAGGGGGAGAGCGGTTCTTTTGATGACGTTCTTTCCAAAGCGGCAATTGTTTTGAAGGATATTCAATCCAAGGCCGTGAACGCTTTTAGTTTTGCTTAG
- a CDS encoding M15 family metallopeptidase, whose product MNRRAFLKSILSISAGAGLCGFSSFAGAQEITRPVEEKDLKDYLHRMANFDTPQPGDIILKDKDLKLLKSSLSRLRRVQRTVGFGNFCVLDFDDTLKFGRNYSSIGSFSKQEQEFLDKTFHFDAHNYGFFGEKPVEKLTTTISRKDLVKVPRTGNFLYRGDPYNKYLKIRKELGNNVYLTSGVRGVAKQFILFLAKAEANGGNLSLASRSLAPPGYSYHGVGDFDVGEKGLGAANFSALFAETGTCIKLREYGYLQLRYPENNLLGVRFEPWHIKV is encoded by the coding sequence ATGAACAGAAGAGCATTCCTGAAATCCATACTCTCGATATCCGCCGGCGCAGGGCTGTGCGGATTTTCCAGCTTTGCCGGAGCGCAGGAGATCACCCGCCCGGTAGAAGAGAAGGACCTTAAGGATTACCTGCACCGAATGGCTAACTTCGACACCCCTCAGCCCGGTGATATTATTCTCAAAGACAAGGACCTGAAACTGCTTAAATCTTCCTTGAGCAGACTGAGAAGAGTGCAGCGCACAGTAGGGTTCGGCAATTTCTGTGTACTGGATTTTGATGACACCTTGAAATTCGGACGCAACTACTCTTCCATAGGTTCATTCAGCAAGCAGGAACAGGAATTCCTCGACAAGACATTCCATTTCGATGCTCATAATTACGGATTTTTCGGCGAAAAGCCTGTGGAAAAACTCACTACGACCATCTCCCGCAAGGATCTGGTTAAAGTACCACGCACCGGAAATTTTCTCTACCGGGGCGACCCGTATAATAAATATCTCAAGATCCGTAAGGAATTGGGGAATAATGTGTACCTTACTTCCGGGGTACGCGGCGTAGCCAAACAGTTCATTCTCTTTCTCGCAAAAGCCGAAGCCAACGGCGGCAACCTTTCGCTGGCTTCCCGTTCATTAGCCCCTCCGGGCTACTCCTATCACGGAGTGGGTGATTTTGATGTCGGGGAAAAAGGACTTGGAGCAGCCAACTTCAGCGCACTTTTTGCTGAGACCGGGACCTGCATCAAATTGCGCGAATACGGCTATCTGCAACTGCGCTATCCCGAAAACAATCTGCTCGGAGTCCGCTTTGAGCCTTGGCATATTAAGGTATGA
- a CDS encoding PulJ/GspJ family protein translates to MKFSEYNHVSPESQAGFSLIEVLIGLVLSGLLMSMVAMVLGQSVTNNEVVRSSAGLSSRMFTLRRLLHRDLQNIVPGRPIGVEADGFSVESSHNVLLEGAGPIIVSWDFSSNMIRRHEKSPDFEFDNSFFLMRGLKSWGIEFLDADKNIWITRSQQSARAMSGRSAVKAFRLKLRFEDGKDVMIVERVPYATE, encoded by the coding sequence ATGAAGTTCTCCGAATACAACCATGTCTCGCCTGAGTCGCAGGCGGGATTTTCGCTTATCGAAGTGCTCATCGGGCTGGTTCTTTCCGGTTTGTTGATGAGTATGGTTGCAATGGTGCTGGGCCAATCGGTAACTAATAATGAAGTTGTCCGGTCCAGTGCCGGACTTTCATCACGCATGTTCACTCTGCGTCGCCTTTTGCATCGCGATCTGCAGAATATTGTTCCCGGAAGACCTATTGGTGTTGAAGCTGATGGTTTCAGTGTAGAGTCGAGCCATAATGTCCTGCTGGAAGGGGCGGGACCGATTATTGTTTCTTGGGACTTTTCTTCGAATATGATTCGCAGGCACGAGAAATCTCCAGATTTTGAATTTGATAATTCATTCTTCCTTATGCGCGGCCTTAAGTCATGGGGAATTGAATTTTTAGATGCAGACAAGAATATCTGGATTACACGTTCGCAGCAGTCTGCCCGGGCAATGAGCGGTAGGTCTGCCGTTAAGGCTTTCAGGCTTAAGTTGAGATTTGAAGACGGCAAAGATGTGATGATTGTCGAGAGGGTTCCTTATGCCACGGAATAA
- a CDS encoding DegT/DnrJ/EryC1/StrS family aminotransferase: MKQIRFLDVGWTYQALAPKMDTAAKRVLESGWFIHGDEVKAFEKEFALYTGAKHCIGCGNGLEAIELVLRAAGVGPGDDVLVPSNTFIATWLAVTRTGANIVPVEPVEATYNMDPAKLEEALTPATKAIIPVHLYGQPADMDPIMEFAEKNGLFVVTDAAQAHGAVYKGRMSGTLGHAAAFSFYPGKNLGAFGDGGAVTTMDDKIAERVRKLANYGSTEKYVHECKGFNSRLDEMQAAFLRVKLDKLDNWNWTRKTVASIYLEGLKDTPLVLPVIGEKIQSVWHLFVVRCKDRDGLIKHLADNKIEASIHYPIPPHKQGAYKEMENLSLPISEAIHKEVLSLPMGPHMTEEDAQRVVEVVKAFFK, encoded by the coding sequence ATGAAGCAAATCAGATTTCTTGATGTAGGCTGGACTTACCAGGCACTGGCCCCAAAAATGGACACAGCTGCAAAGCGTGTCCTTGAATCGGGCTGGTTCATTCATGGCGATGAAGTAAAAGCTTTTGAAAAGGAATTCGCCCTTTACACCGGAGCAAAACACTGCATTGGCTGCGGTAATGGACTGGAAGCAATTGAACTGGTCCTGCGCGCTGCCGGAGTCGGGCCCGGCGATGATGTTCTGGTGCCTTCCAACACCTTTATCGCTACATGGCTAGCGGTAACCCGCACAGGAGCCAATATCGTTCCGGTTGAGCCTGTTGAAGCCACCTACAACATGGACCCGGCGAAACTCGAAGAGGCTCTGACCCCGGCAACCAAGGCCATAATCCCGGTCCACCTCTACGGACAGCCCGCAGACATGGACCCGATAATGGAATTTGCAGAAAAGAACGGTCTGTTTGTTGTCACTGACGCAGCACAGGCACACGGCGCGGTTTACAAGGGCCGTATGTCCGGCACACTGGGTCATGCAGCAGCCTTCAGCTTCTACCCCGGTAAAAACCTCGGCGCTTTTGGCGACGGTGGAGCCGTGACCACCATGGACGACAAAATAGCCGAGCGGGTACGCAAGCTTGCCAACTACGGATCAACTGAAAAATATGTTCACGAATGCAAGGGCTTCAACAGCAGGCTCGATGAAATGCAGGCCGCATTCCTGCGCGTTAAGCTGGATAAGCTGGACAACTGGAACTGGACCCGCAAGACCGTAGCCAGTATCTACCTTGAAGGACTCAAAGATACACCGCTGGTACTCCCTGTTATCGGTGAAAAAATTCAGTCCGTCTGGCATCTCTTTGTAGTGCGCTGCAAGGACCGCGACGGCTTGATCAAGCATCTTGCAGACAACAAAATTGAAGCATCTATCCATTATCCGATCCCCCCGCACAAGCAGGGCGCTTACAAGGAAATGGAAAACCTCTCCCTGCCTATCAGTGAGGCAATCCACAAGGAAGTGCTTTCCCTGCCCATGGGACCGCACATGACTGAGGAAGACGCCCAACGGGTGGTGGAAGTTGTGAAAGCTTTTTTTAAGTAA
- a CDS encoding glycosyltransferase family 2 protein — translation MTQITGLVLTYNGERLLDECLQSLSFCDEILLIDSGSTDSTHEIGRKYNARIVHNDWNGAIEQHKFALTQITTPWVVTIDQDEIISPELRDSITAKLQNPDDVDGYYCPRRSWYLDRFIMHSGWYPDKLFRLYKRDGITIGGIRPHEELRPKNKSGEISGDIIHYPYENFFQHLDKINSYTQDAAEDLYSRGKRSSLGSALGHGFGKFFKQYILKAGFLDGRAGFIVALHGFFYTFQKYIRLVELEMKDKK, via the coding sequence ATGACCCAAATCACCGGACTGGTACTTACATATAACGGCGAAAGGCTGCTGGACGAATGCCTGCAAAGCCTTTCTTTCTGTGATGAAATACTGCTCATCGACTCCGGCTCTACGGACTCTACACATGAAATCGGACGTAAATACAATGCCCGCATTGTCCATAACGATTGGAATGGAGCTATTGAACAGCATAAATTCGCACTGACCCAGATCACAACCCCATGGGTAGTGACCATAGATCAGGACGAAATAATTTCCCCGGAACTCCGCGACTCCATAACCGCCAAGCTGCAAAATCCTGATGATGTGGACGGCTATTACTGCCCGCGCCGCTCGTGGTATCTGGATCGTTTCATTATGCACAGCGGCTGGTACCCGGATAAACTTTTCCGCCTCTACAAAAGGGACGGTATCACCATCGGCGGCATCAGACCCCACGAGGAACTGCGTCCTAAGAACAAGTCCGGCGAAATATCCGGGGACATCATTCACTACCCGTATGAAAATTTTTTCCAGCATCTGGATAAAATCAACAGCTACACTCAAGATGCAGCCGAAGACCTTTATTCCCGTGGCAAACGCAGCTCACTCGGCTCAGCTCTTGGACACGGATTTGGCAAATTTTTCAAACAGTATATACTCAAGGCAGGGTTCCTTGACGGACGGGCCGGGTTCATCGTCGCCCTGCACGGTTTTTTCTATACTTTTCAGAAATATATCCGACTGGTAGAACTGGAAATGAAGGACAAGAAATGA
- a CDS encoding glutamate synthase-related protein, with protein sequence MGNWSKSNDVLGAVNRGNAIESGLCTLCRADCQGKCETWLSSLRGREMLYPRDFGLVTAGSGNTTHVGVSYNSMRIQGNNYGASGNAGANGDCLFTDVNLETSFGAEEQTKCRVPFMTGALGSTFIAAKYWDSFSVGCALVGAPIVVGENVVGVDRKSEISNGKISSAPELDRRIDTYMRYYDGYGAIIVQLNVEDSRNGVAEYVAEKYGDKVIIELKWGQGAKNIGGEIEVTSLDYALFLKKRGYLVDPDPEKPEVQEGFKRGAIHSFARHSRLGYTDLSSYEQVREEFMSSVSYLRSLGFKRISLKTGSYGMEALAMAIKFATEAKLDLLTIDGSGGGTGMSPWNMMESWGVPSILLHAKAYEYASRLAAKGEKVVDLSFAGGFAKGSNIFKALAIGAPYAKMICMGRAMMIPGFLGANIEGVLYPERRDAVCGNWDKLPASIKKYGATAEEIFACYADVEAKVGKDEMKNIPLGAVGIWCLVDKLGAGLQQLLAGVRKFELTSITRDDIASGNRETERETGIKFITDVMDETAKKILDM encoded by the coding sequence ATGGGAAACTGGTCAAAGTCCAACGATGTGTTGGGAGCTGTTAATAGAGGAAATGCAATTGAATCCGGACTGTGTACCCTGTGTAGAGCCGACTGCCAGGGTAAATGTGAAACATGGTTGTCATCCCTTAGAGGCAGGGAAATGCTCTACCCAAGGGATTTCGGTCTGGTCACTGCAGGTAGCGGAAACACCACCCATGTTGGGGTTTCTTATAACTCCATGCGCATTCAGGGTAATAACTACGGTGCTTCCGGCAATGCCGGAGCAAATGGAGATTGTCTTTTCACAGATGTAAATCTTGAGACATCTTTTGGTGCCGAAGAACAAACCAAATGCCGGGTTCCGTTTATGACCGGTGCTTTGGGGTCCACATTTATTGCCGCTAAATATTGGGATTCTTTTTCTGTTGGTTGCGCTCTTGTTGGCGCCCCCATCGTTGTCGGAGAGAATGTTGTCGGTGTTGACCGCAAATCCGAAATATCCAATGGTAAAATTTCCAGCGCTCCTGAACTGGATCGCAGAATTGATACATATATGCGTTATTATGACGGATATGGTGCCATTATTGTTCAGCTTAACGTGGAAGACTCCCGTAACGGTGTGGCGGAATACGTTGCTGAAAAATATGGCGATAAAGTTATCATCGAACTCAAATGGGGACAGGGCGCCAAGAATATTGGTGGCGAGATCGAAGTTACCAGCCTCGATTATGCTCTTTTCCTTAAGAAGCGCGGTTACCTTGTTGACCCTGATCCTGAAAAGCCGGAAGTTCAGGAAGGTTTCAAACGCGGTGCCATTCATAGCTTCGCACGTCACAGCCGCCTCGGTTACACTGACCTTTCTTCTTATGAGCAGGTTCGCGAAGAGTTCATGAGCTCTGTGTCTTATCTCCGTAGTCTCGGTTTTAAACGTATTTCCCTTAAAACCGGTTCTTACGGTATGGAAGCTCTTGCTATGGCTATTAAGTTCGCTACTGAAGCCAAGCTTGATCTGCTGACCATCGATGGTTCCGGCGGCGGTACCGGTATGTCTCCGTGGAACATGATGGAATCTTGGGGTGTGCCTTCCATTCTGCTGCATGCAAAAGCGTACGAGTATGCTTCCCGCCTTGCTGCTAAGGGTGAAAAGGTCGTTGACCTTTCATTTGCCGGCGGATTCGCCAAGGGTAGTAACATCTTCAAGGCACTTGCTATCGGTGCTCCATACGCCAAGATGATCTGCATGGGCCGTGCTATGATGATTCCCGGATTTCTCGGTGCAAACATTGAGGGTGTGCTTTATCCCGAAAGACGTGACGCTGTTTGCGGTAACTGGGATAAGCTTCCTGCTTCAATCAAAAAATACGGTGCAACTGCTGAAGAAATCTTTGCCTGCTATGCTGACGTTGAAGCTAAGGTCGGTAAGGATGAAATGAAGAACATCCCGCTTGGCGCTGTTGGTATCTGGTGTCTGGTTGATAAGCTTGGTGCTGGGCTGCAGCAGCTTCTTGCCGGTGTGCGTAAGTTTGAACTGACTTCCATTACCCGTGATGATATTGCTTCCGGTAACCGCGAAACTGAGCGTGAAACCGGAATTAAGTTTATTACTGATGTTATGGATGAAACAGCCAAGAAGATTCTTGATATGTAA
- the gspM gene encoding type II secretion system protein GspM: MDLERFYIWQDWPADKQKLFFTALVVGWALVLFMIWSGFAESQSKAERITLSSKQKYAKVVPLVEQLKAGESSRGALVDREPMTAAQQVIRDLGLDGRLTSLRPLQAGANSGQGVQVLLESLNLPELVALMRDFNVRGALKVTNFNINHRLDSPELADVQIILVR; encoded by the coding sequence ATGGATCTGGAAAGATTTTATATATGGCAGGACTGGCCTGCAGATAAACAGAAGCTTTTCTTTACTGCACTTGTTGTGGGATGGGCGCTGGTTCTTTTTATGATTTGGTCGGGGTTTGCTGAATCTCAGTCCAAGGCTGAAAGGATTACCCTTTCCAGCAAGCAGAAGTATGCCAAAGTGGTTCCATTGGTTGAACAGCTGAAGGCAGGAGAATCTTCACGTGGCGCGTTGGTGGACCGTGAGCCCATGACCGCTGCCCAACAGGTTATTCGCGATCTTGGATTAGACGGTCGACTGACTTCTCTGAGGCCTTTACAGGCCGGGGCAAATTCCGGACAGGGGGTTCAGGTTCTTTTGGAATCCCTTAATCTGCCCGAGCTGGTAGCTTTGATGCGTGATTTTAATGTTCGCGGGGCCTTGAAAGTAACAAATTTCAATATTAACCACAGGCTGGACTCCCCTGAGTTGGCTGATGTGCAGATCATTCTTGTCAGGTAG
- the fliM gene encoding flagellar motor switch protein FliM translates to MSKILQQDEVDALLRGLSGGEVEAEQDIPDDDSGVVSFDLANQDRIIRGRMPVLEIVNDRFARLATNNLANTMRKRVDINPISIDMSKFGDFMRSLPVPTSLSIFKMDPLRGNAILVVDSRLVFALVESFFGGSGSQPKVEGRDFTPIEQAIVDRVVKIALSNLEDSWRPVHEVHLELVRSEVNPQFAAIVPPSDVVVVITFEVELENAIGSLIVCLPYSTLEPIRSKLHASFQSERLEIDHVWVSRFKERLLETPVDLLVRLGKTKITGRQLLNLEEGDLLLLDTDEEDMLECEVGGVLKYLGSPGRVKANRAFQIAQAIEPKMT, encoded by the coding sequence ATGAGTAAAATTCTGCAGCAGGACGAGGTTGATGCTCTATTAAGGGGCCTTTCCGGTGGAGAGGTTGAAGCGGAGCAGGACATACCGGATGATGATTCCGGTGTTGTCTCCTTTGACCTTGCCAACCAGGACCGCATTATCCGCGGTCGTATGCCTGTTCTTGAAATCGTCAACGACCGTTTCGCACGTCTGGCAACCAACAACCTTGCCAACACCATGCGCAAAAGGGTCGACATCAACCCTATTTCCATCGACATGTCCAAGTTCGGGGACTTCATGCGTTCCCTGCCCGTTCCGACATCTCTTTCAATTTTCAAAATGGACCCCCTGCGCGGTAATGCCATTCTCGTAGTTGACTCCCGTCTGGTATTCGCGCTGGTGGAAAGCTTTTTCGGCGGTTCCGGTTCTCAGCCCAAGGTAGAAGGTCGTGACTTTACGCCCATCGAACAGGCTATTGTTGACCGAGTGGTAAAAATAGCCCTGTCCAACCTTGAAGACTCATGGCGTCCGGTACATGAAGTTCACCTCGAACTGGTTCGTTCCGAGGTCAACCCGCAATTTGCGGCAATTGTACCGCCTTCGGACGTTGTTGTAGTCATCACCTTTGAAGTTGAACTGGAAAACGCCATCGGTTCACTCATCGTCTGCCTGCCCTACTCCACTCTGGAACCCATCCGCTCTAAACTGCACGCATCCTTCCAGTCCGAACGTCTGGAAATCGACCACGTCTGGGTCAGCCGTTTCAAAGAAAGACTTCTGGAAACACCGGTAGATCTGCTGGTTCGCCTCGGAAAGACCAAAATCACCGGCCGCCAGTTACTCAACCTTGAAGAAGGCGACCTGTTACTGCTCGATACTGACGAAGAAGATATGCTCGAATGCGAAGTGGGCGGAGTCCTCAAATATCTCGGCTCCCCCGGACGGGTGAAAGCCAACCGCGCTTTCCAGATCGCCCAAGCCATAGAACCTAAGATGACTTAG